From Propionispora vibrioides, one genomic window encodes:
- the phoU gene encoding phosphate signaling complex protein PhoU: MPSTRQGYNQELEALRQEILQMGHMVVRAIEEAVLSLSTQDRALARKVMEGDDAIDGLEIDIEDKCMVLIARQQPLARDLRIIGTGLKITTDLERMGDHAYDIAKITLKIADEPLIKPLMDIPRMAKLAQKMLQDSLEAYTTLNVAQSEEVCQADDAVDSLYHQVVRELLTYMMEKPATISQATQILFVARYLERIADHATNIAEWTIYLATGERLRKK, from the coding sequence ATGCCAAGTACCAGACAAGGTTATAATCAGGAATTGGAGGCGCTGCGACAGGAGATTCTGCAAATGGGCCATATGGTGGTCCGGGCGATTGAAGAAGCGGTGCTCTCCCTTTCTACCCAGGACCGCGCCCTGGCCCGCAAGGTCATGGAAGGGGATGACGCCATCGACGGGCTGGAAATTGATATTGAGGACAAATGCATGGTCTTAATCGCCCGGCAGCAGCCGTTGGCGCGCGATCTTCGCATCATCGGTACCGGGCTGAAGATTACTACCGATTTGGAGCGCATGGGAGACCATGCGTATGATATTGCCAAAATCACTTTGAAAATTGCCGATGAGCCTTTGATTAAGCCATTGATGGATATACCCCGCATGGCCAAACTGGCCCAAAAGATGCTGCAGGATTCGCTGGAGGCCTATACGACATTGAATGTAGCGCAGTCGGAAGAAGTGTGCCAGGCCGACGATGCAGTGGACTCACTCTATCATCAGGTTGTCCGCGAACTGTTGACTTACATGATGGAAAAGCCGGCTACCATCAGCCAGGCCACGCAAATTCTATTTGTGGCCAGATACCTGGAGCGCATTGCCGATCATGCCACTAACATTGCCGAGTGGACGATTTATCTGGCTACCGGCGAACGGCTTCGCAAAAAGTAG
- the pstB gene encoding phosphate ABC transporter ATP-binding protein PstB, which yields MDYKIQANKLKLYYGDMLALKKISLGVVKNSVLALIGPSGCGKSTFIKTINRMNDLVENVRIEGEILLDGVNVLQPGTDVVMLRKRVGMVFQRPNPFPMSIFDNVAYGPRIHGITNKATLADIVERSLTGAALWEEVKDRLHQSAMGMSGGQQQRLCIARLLAVEPEVLLMDEPCSALDPISTMKIEELVTELKNRYTIIMVTHNMQQAARVSDQTAFFLNGELVEHGKTDAIFTKPQDKRTEDYITGRFG from the coding sequence ATGGACTATAAAATACAGGCGAATAAGTTGAAGTTATATTACGGGGATATGCTGGCGTTAAAGAAGATTTCCCTCGGTGTGGTAAAAAACAGTGTGCTGGCCCTGATCGGACCGTCGGGGTGCGGTAAATCCACCTTTATTAAGACAATCAACCGGATGAATGATCTGGTGGAGAATGTCCGGATTGAAGGCGAGATTTTATTGGACGGCGTGAATGTGCTGCAGCCGGGAACCGACGTGGTTATGCTGCGCAAACGGGTGGGGATGGTATTTCAACGACCTAATCCATTTCCCATGTCGATTTTTGATAATGTCGCTTACGGGCCGCGGATTCATGGCATCACCAATAAAGCGACGCTGGCCGATATTGTGGAACGAAGCCTCACAGGCGCGGCGTTGTGGGAAGAGGTCAAGGACCGGCTGCATCAGTCAGCCATGGGCATGTCAGGCGGTCAGCAGCAGCGTCTCTGTATCGCCCGGCTGCTGGCCGTAGAACCGGAAGTGCTGCTGATGGATGAACCTTGTTCGGCTCTTGACCCCATATCGACGATGAAGATTGAAGAGTTGGTTACCGAGCTGAAAAACAGGTATACCATCATCATGGTAACGCATAATATGCAGCAGGCGGCCCGGGTATCGGATCAGACCGCCTTTTTCTTAAACGGCGAACTGGTGGAACATGGCAAGACCGATGCTATTTTTACCAAGCCGCAGGATAAACGGACCGAGGATTACATTACCGGGCGGTTCGGTTAA
- a CDS encoding response regulator, with translation MTGNILVVDDEVAIRELVKFNLQKEGYAVLEADNGTVALQTARQNKPDLIVLDLMLPELDGLEVCRSLKNQQATAGIPIIMLTAKTEEIDKIIGLELGADDYMTKPFSPRELVARVKAVLRRSQKEPAGTGELTVSRLRFHFSRYEVFLNKTKLELTPKEYELLKLFVTNIGKVYTREQLLEKVWGYEYFGDTRTVDVHVRHLRAKLAEDSEVAEAIETVRGVGYRFREI, from the coding sequence ATGACAGGCAACATTCTTGTAGTCGATGACGAAGTAGCCATACGAGAACTGGTAAAGTTTAATTTGCAAAAGGAAGGGTACGCGGTTTTAGAGGCGGATAACGGAACCGTTGCTTTACAGACGGCCCGACAGAACAAGCCGGATTTGATCGTGCTTGATTTGATGCTGCCCGAACTGGATGGTCTGGAGGTGTGCCGAAGCCTAAAAAACCAACAGGCTACGGCTGGTATTCCGATTATTATGCTGACAGCCAAGACGGAAGAGATTGATAAAATCATCGGTCTTGAGCTGGGGGCTGATGATTATATGACCAAGCCATTCAGTCCCCGTGAACTGGTGGCCCGGGTAAAGGCCGTGCTGCGGCGCAGTCAGAAGGAGCCGGCCGGCACGGGTGAGCTTACCGTTAGCCGTCTGCGGTTTCACTTCAGCCGTTATGAAGTGTTTCTCAACAAGACGAAACTGGAGCTTACCCCGAAGGAATATGAACTTTTGAAATTATTTGTTACAAACATCGGGAAAGTGTATACCAGAGAACAACTTCTCGAAAAAGTATGGGGCTATGAGTACTTTGGCGATACCCGGACGGTCGATGTTCATGTCCGGCACCTGCGGGCCAAGCTGGCGGAAGACAGCGAAGTTGCCGAGGCGATTGAAACGGTGCGCGGCGTCGGCTACCGTTTTCGGGAGATCTAG
- a CDS encoding HU family DNA-binding protein, which yields MNKTELVASVAEKSDLTKKDAEKAINALFTTIEEALAQNDKVQVIGFGTFEVKTREERKGRNPQTGAEITIPASKNPVFKAGKGLKDAVN from the coding sequence GTGAATAAAACTGAATTAGTAGCCAGCGTTGCTGAAAAATCCGATTTAACCAAGAAGGATGCAGAGAAGGCCATCAACGCCCTGTTTACTACTATTGAAGAAGCTTTGGCCCAGAATGATAAAGTACAGGTGATTGGGTTTGGTACTTTCGAGGTAAAAACCCGCGAAGAAAGAAAGGGCCGCAATCCTCAAACCGGTGCCGAGATTACTATTCCGGCTTCTAAAAACCCGGTCTTCAAGGCTGGCAAAGGCTTAAAGGATGCCGTGAATTAA
- the mazG gene encoding nucleoside triphosphate pyrophosphohydrolase has translation MGDITIIGLGPGSFGLLTLDTLERLTQAEALLLRTAKHPTVNELEKRGIRFISYDYLYEEKDSFAEVYEAIAADCLWQAAEKSVVYAVPGSPLVAEKTVTLIQQMAEERNIPVTVLPGMSFLEVLYTRLGVDPIDGLTVLDAADIGQVAPDRRTALVVTQVYNRQVASETKLSLMDFYPDDVLITVVQNLGLVDEKLVTVPLYELDRLPFIDHLTSVYVPAVPDTQQRFSVEPLVAVMAKLRSPEGCVWDREQDHATLRKYLLEEVYEVLEAIELGDRDKLCEELGDLLLQIVFHARVAEETGAFSMQDVVDQVVEKMIRRHPHVFGDILVRDAAEVVVNWEAIKKREKSHAGQKSVLDGIPIHFPALARAAKLQAKAAKVGFDWDNIAPVWEKLSEELAELQEAVREGQSPAVEEELGDVLFAVVNLARFLTVDAEIALTRTNNKFVNRFSYVERQVALANRSWDKFTLAELDEFWEQAKKAEVKNGEFSKK, from the coding sequence ATGGGGGATATTACTATTATCGGTCTGGGACCAGGCTCTTTCGGTCTTTTGACACTCGATACGCTGGAACGGCTTACGCAAGCGGAAGCCTTGCTGTTGCGCACGGCCAAGCATCCGACGGTAAACGAGCTGGAGAAACGGGGTATCCGGTTTATCAGCTATGATTACTTGTATGAGGAAAAAGACAGTTTTGCTGAAGTCTATGAGGCGATCGCGGCCGATTGTCTGTGGCAGGCTGCCGAAAAGTCAGTGGTTTACGCCGTGCCGGGCAGTCCTCTGGTCGCTGAAAAAACGGTGACGCTTATTCAGCAAATGGCCGAGGAGCGGAACATCCCGGTAACGGTCTTGCCGGGCATGAGCTTTCTGGAGGTCCTGTACACCCGACTGGGGGTCGATCCGATTGACGGCCTTACCGTGCTGGACGCGGCCGATATCGGGCAGGTGGCGCCGGATCGGCGGACGGCACTGGTAGTGACACAGGTTTACAATCGCCAGGTAGCTTCGGAAACCAAGTTGTCCTTAATGGATTTTTACCCCGACGATGTGTTGATCACCGTCGTGCAAAATCTGGGACTGGTGGATGAAAAGCTGGTGACGGTACCGCTGTATGAACTGGACAGGCTGCCGTTTATTGATCATTTGACCAGCGTGTACGTACCTGCCGTGCCGGATACGCAGCAGCGGTTTAGCGTAGAGCCGCTGGTAGCAGTCATGGCCAAACTGCGTTCACCGGAAGGCTGTGTGTGGGACCGGGAACAGGATCATGCCACTTTGCGGAAATACCTGCTGGAAGAAGTTTATGAGGTTCTGGAGGCCATCGAACTGGGTGACCGGGACAAGCTGTGCGAAGAGTTGGGCGATCTTTTGCTGCAGATTGTCTTTCACGCCCGAGTGGCGGAAGAAACCGGTGCTTTTTCTATGCAGGATGTAGTTGACCAGGTGGTGGAAAAGATGATCCGTCGCCATCCTCACGTGTTTGGCGACATTTTGGTACGGGACGCCGCGGAAGTGGTTGTCAACTGGGAAGCCATCAAAAAACGGGAAAAAAGCCACGCCGGACAAAAGTCGGTGCTGGACGGTATTCCAATTCATTTCCCCGCCCTGGCGCGGGCGGCCAAATTGCAGGCAAAAGCAGCTAAAGTTGGTTTCGACTGGGATAATATTGCTCCGGTTTGGGAAAAATTATCGGAGGAGCTTGCTGAGCTGCAGGAAGCCGTGCGGGAAGGGCAGAGCCCGGCTGTGGAAGAGGAATTGGGTGATGTCCTGTTTGCCGTCGTCAATCTGGCGCGTTTTTTAACCGTTGATGCGGAAATTGCCTTGACCCGGACGAACAATAAATTTGTTAATCGGTTTTCTTATGTCGAACGGCAGGTAGCCCTTGCTAATCGCAGTTGGGACAAGTTTACACTGGCTGAATTAGATGAATTTTGGGAGCAAGCGAAGAAAGCGGAGGTGAAAAACGGGGAATTTTCCAAAAAATAA
- a CDS encoding putative polysaccharide biosynthesis protein: protein MSKDNFLRGALILTAAGIIVKLIGSVNRILLSRLLGGEGIGLYQMAYPIYLLALSLSSAGIPIAISIMVAEKIAVRDIGGANRVFRISWSVLAVTGLLSSLLLYWGAGWLVEYQLIRDARAYYAIAALAPAIFFVTVLSSYRGYFQGLQQMTPTAVSQIVEQLVRVAVMVWLAYVLMPQGLEYAAAGASFGAAPGAAAGLVVLMYYYWHRRPYLPQPRETVNGRDSGWRIMKRIVKLALPVSLANIMLPVVSSIDLLIVPARLEAAGFSIQEATELFGYLTGMATALINLPTILTGSLAASLVPSVAEAFTLKNSGHIQNRVAKAIKIANLITIPSFAGMYLLATPISAMLYGAPEAGISLRVLSVGVVFLGIHQVSTGVLQGLGRTAIPLVNMLIAAAVKIGLSWYLTALPALGIQGAAWATNVDFAVGALLNLYFVYRYTGFCPRLGNTAKTIMATILMSIMVIYTYDAAMSAWLNNTMATLAAIAAGSLVYGASLLLLGGVEERDVAGIPKAGTFLAKLLRHLQLFKKK, encoded by the coding sequence GTGAGCAAAGATAATTTTCTGCGCGGTGCCTTAATCCTCACGGCTGCCGGGATCATCGTGAAACTGATCGGTTCAGTGAACCGTATTTTATTATCCCGGCTGTTGGGCGGTGAAGGCATTGGTTTATATCAAATGGCTTATCCAATTTATTTGCTGGCGCTGAGCTTATCGTCGGCGGGTATTCCGATTGCCATTTCCATTATGGTGGCCGAGAAAATCGCCGTCCGTGATATCGGCGGCGCCAACCGGGTATTTCGGATATCCTGGAGTGTGCTGGCGGTTACCGGTCTGCTGTCCAGTCTGCTGTTATATTGGGGGGCCGGCTGGCTTGTCGAGTACCAGTTGATCAGAGACGCCCGGGCGTATTACGCCATTGCCGCCTTGGCGCCGGCTATTTTTTTTGTAACCGTGCTGTCCAGCTACCGGGGATACTTCCAGGGCTTGCAACAGATGACGCCGACCGCGGTGTCGCAGATTGTGGAGCAACTGGTGCGGGTGGCGGTCATGGTTTGGCTGGCCTATGTGCTGATGCCGCAGGGCCTTGAATATGCAGCGGCTGGCGCCAGCTTCGGGGCGGCTCCCGGAGCGGCGGCCGGTCTGGTTGTGCTGATGTACTATTATTGGCATCGCCGGCCATATCTGCCGCAGCCACGGGAAACGGTGAACGGCCGGGACTCGGGCTGGCGGATTATGAAGCGGATTGTGAAATTGGCATTGCCCGTATCGTTGGCCAATATTATGCTGCCGGTCGTATCCAGCATTGACCTTTTAATTGTGCCGGCCCGTCTGGAAGCGGCGGGATTTTCCATTCAGGAAGCGACAGAACTGTTTGGCTATCTGACCGGTATGGCGACGGCCCTGATCAATTTGCCGACTATCCTGACCGGTTCGTTGGCTGCCAGCCTGGTGCCTTCGGTGGCGGAGGCGTTTACGCTGAAAAACAGCGGCCATATCCAAAACCGGGTAGCCAAGGCAATCAAAATTGCCAATCTGATTACCATTCCCAGCTTTGCCGGGATGTATCTGTTGGCCACACCCATCTCGGCGATGCTCTATGGCGCGCCGGAGGCGGGAATTTCACTGCGGGTTTTGTCGGTGGGCGTTGTTTTTCTGGGTATCCATCAGGTCAGCACCGGCGTACTGCAGGGGTTGGGGCGCACGGCCATACCGCTGGTCAATATGCTGATCGCGGCAGCCGTAAAAATTGGTTTGAGCTGGTATCTGACAGCGCTGCCGGCGCTGGGCATTCAGGGGGCTGCCTGGGCCACCAATGTGGACTTTGCGGTAGGCGCCCTGCTCAATCTGTATTTTGTCTACCGGTATACCGGCTTTTGTCCAAGGCTTGGTAATACGGCAAAAACGATTATGGCCACTATCCTGATGAGTATTATGGTAATATATACATATGATGCGGCCATGTCCGCCTGGCTGAATAATACTATGGCGACACTGGCAGCGATTGCGGCAGGCAGTCTGGTGTATGGCGCTAGCCTGCTGCTGCTGGGCGGTGTCGAGGAACGGGATGTGGCGGGAATTCCTAAGGCAGGGACCTTTTTGGCAAAGCTGCTGAGACACTTGCAATTATTTAAGAAAAAATAA
- the spoVT gene encoding stage V sporulation protein T: MKATGIVRRIDDLGRVVIPKEIRRTLRIREGDPLEIYVDREGEVILKKYSPVGELGDFAKEYADSLYEAIGQIILIADRDNIVAVAGASKKEFLNKPLGPAIEKVMEERKTVLINNPGEQKNGKDCVTVCDEGETCKFTAEVIAPIIVEGDAIGAVVICSKQAGVQMADMETKLAETAAGFLAKQMSQ; this comes from the coding sequence GTGAAAGCAACTGGTATTGTGAGAAGAATTGATGACCTTGGCAGAGTAGTAATCCCGAAAGAAATCAGACGAACATTAAGGATTCGTGAAGGTGATCCGTTAGAGATATATGTGGACCGTGAGGGAGAAGTTATTTTAAAGAAGTATTCTCCGGTAGGAGAATTAGGGGATTTTGCGAAGGAGTACGCTGACTCTTTGTATGAAGCAATCGGACAGATCATTTTGATTGCCGACAGAGACAATATCGTAGCCGTGGCAGGGGCATCAAAGAAAGAATTTCTCAATAAGCCGCTAGGACCGGCCATTGAAAAGGTCATGGAAGAACGTAAGACCGTGCTGATTAATAATCCCGGCGAACAAAAGAATGGCAAGGATTGTGTTACTGTCTGCGATGAGGGGGAAACCTGCAAGTTTACGGCGGAAGTCATTGCCCCGATTATTGTGGAAGGTGATGCAATCGGTGCGGTGGTGATCTGTTCCAAACAGGCGGGCGTCCAGATGGCCGATATGGAAACCAAGCTGGCCGAAACTGCAGCAGGCTTTTTGGCTAAGCAGATGTCGCAATAA
- the mfd gene encoding transcription-repair coupling factor, giving the protein MKILTEMVQNDPALMQAVAGFTSEKEQSLVYGVTGSQKSLLLATAFLAKPRSLVVVTGTYDNLEQIREDLATLLPAVEVVELPVIDIVTFTVTAKSAELFARRMNVLGRIARGDIMIVLATAQAAIQKAPPRQEFLNSRLSLSIHDEINREQLLNSLVQLGYERVDQVDSMGQFSARGGIIDIFAVNQSLPVRLELFGDEVDSLRAFDAATQRSVDNLDQVDILPLLEPAYEGKPATFFSYLPPGGTVVFDEPARIREQVSQVVKENPELKRKVFGWTDLANAAKPYSVVYLSLMLQKTPQTEPARITGITAKGIAPFHKQMDMFFSELKSWLERKVLPVILLSSRDKAAAMQQNLMQAGIKSVVGDELTAKSVDTVLIATGVLHTGFELPQARLAVVTELDIFGRQKKKPRLRVAKEKKITYFRDINVGDYVVHVNHGIGKYVGVETLDVGGIHKDYLHIRYAGEDKLYVPTDQVHLLQKYIGAEGEIPRLHRMGGSEWLKVKSRAKAAVADIARELVALYAERQVLPGFAFEPDTPWQKEFEDAFPFEETPDQLEAIKEIKTDMEKQRPMDRLLCGDVGFGKTEVAIRAAFKAVMSGKQVAVLVPTTVLAQQHFQTFSSRISGFGPTVDVISRFRSAKEQKETLRKLAAGQVDILIGTHRILNSDLVFKDIGLLVVDEEQRFGVAQKEKLKKWSTGIDVLTLSATPIPRTLHMSLVGARDMSIIETPPENRFPVQSYVVEYHDEMIREAIKRELKRGGQVYFVYNRVQTIDKMAKHLSDMLPDAKIKCAHGQMPEEILEQVMLDFYEGHDDVLVCTSIIENGLDVPNANTIIIYDADYFGLSQLYQMRGRVGRSHQMAFAYFTYRQDKVLTEVAEKRLQAIKEFTELGAGFKIAMRDLEIRGAGNILGAQQHGHIVNVGFEMYCHMLDEAIQELKTGKTVEVPVEPVLEFQVEAYISGDYIGDAMHKIEIYQRIAASRSDEHLNELLDELIDRFGEPPECVMNLLTIARMKNKARQLGIRAIIQKPHYIDMTFSEKPNVEIERILALKESLPGRVTMFPGPPGSIQVKTAKLSDKSLCPWLLKKLELLENPAVISSTDRFLPA; this is encoded by the coding sequence ATGAAGATTTTAACAGAAATGGTTCAGAACGATCCGGCGCTGATGCAAGCTGTTGCCGGATTTACATCAGAAAAAGAACAAAGTCTGGTATACGGGGTTACGGGCAGTCAAAAAAGCCTGCTGCTGGCGACTGCTTTTTTAGCCAAGCCCCGTTCGCTGGTTGTGGTTACGGGAACCTATGACAATCTGGAGCAAATCCGGGAGGATTTGGCGACGCTGCTGCCTGCCGTAGAGGTAGTGGAACTGCCGGTTATTGATATCGTAACCTTTACCGTGACGGCTAAAAGCGCCGAATTGTTTGCCCGCCGGATGAACGTATTGGGCCGCATAGCCCGGGGCGATATCATGATTGTACTGGCTACGGCCCAGGCGGCTATCCAGAAGGCGCCACCCCGCCAGGAGTTTTTAAACAGCCGGCTGTCATTGAGCATTCATGACGAGATCAATCGGGAGCAGCTCTTGAATTCACTGGTACAGTTAGGTTATGAACGGGTTGATCAGGTGGATAGCATGGGCCAGTTTTCGGCCCGCGGCGGCATTATTGATATTTTTGCGGTAAACCAATCACTGCCTGTCCGGCTGGAGTTGTTTGGTGATGAGGTAGATTCGCTGCGTGCCTTTGACGCGGCGACGCAACGGTCGGTGGACAATCTGGATCAGGTGGATATTCTACCGCTGCTGGAACCGGCCTATGAAGGTAAGCCGGCGACGTTTTTCTCCTATTTGCCGCCGGGCGGAACCGTGGTGTTCGATGAACCGGCTCGCATCCGGGAACAAGTCAGCCAGGTCGTTAAAGAAAATCCCGAACTCAAACGAAAGGTTTTTGGCTGGACCGATCTGGCCAATGCGGCCAAGCCGTATTCTGTCGTCTATCTGTCGCTGATGCTGCAGAAAACACCGCAAACTGAACCGGCAAGGATTACCGGCATTACCGCCAAGGGGATTGCACCATTTCATAAGCAAATGGATATGTTTTTTAGCGAATTGAAAAGCTGGCTGGAACGGAAGGTCCTGCCGGTTATTTTGCTGTCCTCCCGGGACAAGGCGGCCGCCATGCAGCAAAATTTGATGCAGGCTGGCATTAAATCGGTTGTTGGCGATGAGTTGACGGCCAAGAGTGTCGATACGGTGCTGATTGCCACCGGCGTGCTGCACACCGGCTTTGAATTGCCGCAGGCCCGGCTGGCGGTCGTTACCGAACTGGATATCTTCGGACGGCAAAAGAAAAAGCCCCGTCTCAGAGTGGCCAAGGAAAAGAAAATTACTTATTTCCGTGATATTAATGTCGGGGACTATGTAGTACACGTCAATCACGGTATTGGGAAATATGTCGGGGTAGAAACGCTGGATGTCGGCGGTATTCACAAAGATTATCTGCATATCCGCTATGCCGGGGAAGACAAACTGTATGTGCCCACCGATCAGGTTCATTTGCTGCAAAAGTATATCGGTGCCGAAGGTGAAATCCCGCGTTTGCACCGTATGGGCGGCAGCGAATGGTTGAAGGTCAAGAGCCGGGCCAAAGCGGCGGTTGCCGATATTGCCAGGGAACTGGTGGCTCTCTATGCCGAGCGGCAAGTGCTGCCGGGCTTTGCCTTTGAGCCGGATACTCCCTGGCAGAAGGAGTTTGAAGACGCTTTTCCCTTTGAGGAAACTCCCGACCAGCTGGAGGCCATCAAGGAAATTAAAACCGATATGGAAAAACAGCGGCCCATGGATCGCCTGCTGTGCGGTGACGTTGGTTTCGGCAAGACCGAGGTAGCCATCCGGGCGGCTTTTAAGGCAGTCATGAGCGGCAAGCAGGTGGCGGTGCTGGTACCGACTACCGTACTGGCCCAGCAGCATTTCCAGACCTTTAGCTCACGCATATCCGGCTTTGGGCCGACGGTGGATGTGATCAGCCGGTTTCGCAGCGCCAAGGAACAGAAGGAAACGTTGAGAAAGCTGGCAGCTGGTCAGGTTGACATCTTGATCGGGACACACCGGATCTTAAATTCCGATCTGGTATTTAAGGATATCGGCCTGCTGGTCGTCGATGAGGAGCAGCGCTTCGGTGTGGCCCAAAAGGAAAAACTGAAAAAATGGAGTACCGGGATTGATGTGCTGACACTGAGCGCCACGCCGATTCCCCGTACCTTACATATGTCGCTGGTCGGTGCGCGGGACATGAGCATTATTGAAACGCCGCCGGAAAACCGGTTCCCGGTCCAGAGCTATGTGGTTGAATATCATGACGAAATGATTCGTGAGGCCATTAAACGGGAACTGAAACGGGGCGGGCAGGTGTACTTTGTGTATAACCGGGTGCAGACCATCGACAAAATGGCGAAGCATTTAAGCGATATGCTGCCTGATGCCAAGATTAAATGCGCTCACGGACAAATGCCGGAAGAAATTTTAGAGCAGGTTATGCTTGATTTTTATGAGGGCCATGACGATGTACTGGTCTGCACCAGTATCATCGAGAACGGGCTGGATGTACCCAATGCCAATACCATCATTATTTATGACGCCGATTATTTCGGCCTTTCTCAGCTTTACCAGATGCGGGGCCGGGTGGGACGGTCCCACCAAATGGCGTTTGCCTATTTTACCTACCGGCAGGACAAGGTGCTGACCGAAGTGGCGGAAAAGCGCCTGCAAGCCATTAAGGAGTTTACCGAACTGGGCGCCGGCTTCAAGATCGCCATGCGGGATTTGGAAATCCGGGGGGCAGGTAATATATTAGGCGCCCAGCAGCATGGTCATATCGTCAATGTCGGTTTTGAAATGTACTGCCACATGCTGGATGAGGCGATTCAGGAACTGAAAACAGGCAAAACAGTGGAAGTGCCGGTGGAACCTGTGCTTGAATTTCAGGTGGAAGCCTATATCAGCGGTGACTATATCGGCGATGCCATGCATAAAATAGAAATATATCAGCGGATTGCCGCCAGCCGCAGCGACGAGCATTTGAACGAATTGCTGGATGAGCTGATCGATCGTTTTGGTGAGCCGCCGGAATGCGTCATGAACCTCTTAACCATTGCCCGTATGAAAAATAAGGCCCGTCAGTTGGGTATCCGGGCGATTATTCAGAAACCCCATTATATTGATATGACGTTCAGCGAGAAGCCGAATGTGGAGATTGAGCGAATTCTGGCGCTGAAAGAAAGCCTGCCTGGCCGGGTTACCATGTTTCCCGGACCGCCGGGCAGCATACAGGTAAAAACAGCAAAATTATCTGATAAATCCCTGTGCCCCTGGTTGCTAAAAAAGCTCGAATTGCTTGAAAATCCGGCGGTTATCTCGTCGACAGACCGTTTTTTACCGGCTTGA
- a CDS encoding anti-sigma-F factor Fin: protein MRIYYTCDCCGEPIDEIEVEEVDDAKFGFDCLTAKERQDIIKVDTAAGIMQVQSLCDKCIEYLGFQDAGDRGTGHRFLH from the coding sequence GTGAGAATCTACTATACTTGCGATTGCTGCGGTGAGCCAATCGATGAGATTGAAGTCGAAGAAGTGGATGATGCGAAGTTTGGGTTTGATTGCTTGACGGCAAAAGAACGCCAGGATATAATTAAAGTCGATACGGCTGCCGGCATCATGCAGGTGCAATCGCTTTGCGATAAGTGCATCGAGTATCTGGGCTTTCAGGATGCGGGTGACCGGGGAACAGGTCATAGATTTTTGCATTAA